In bacterium, the following proteins share a genomic window:
- a CDS encoding DUF2306 domain-containing protein, translating into MIINRMVWFVFIILTMVIGLYPFMYFVFDMSGGFPSVKPVELLQNKLWITGFYLHISFGGIALLAGFSQFSKRLRNWKLTLHRTLGKIYLISVAISGVSGLCIAMVAAGGIITTLGFSTAAIIWLFCTQKAYFAIRSGDIDKHQQWMLRSYSICWAAVTFRIWGPLLQYGLGMEFMDAYRIISWIGWAPNLLVAEIIIRTLNGKKIIRTERVFE; encoded by the coding sequence ATGATTATTAATCGCATGGTGTGGTTTGTGTTTATCATTCTGACAATGGTTATTGGATTGTATCCGTTCATGTATTTTGTATTCGATATGTCAGGCGGTTTCCCTTCGGTGAAACCAGTAGAACTGCTCCAAAATAAGTTATGGATCACCGGATTCTACTTGCACATTTCATTTGGCGGCATTGCATTGCTGGCAGGCTTCAGCCAATTTAGCAAAAGATTAAGGAACTGGAAGTTGACGTTGCACCGTACTTTGGGCAAAATCTATTTAATATCAGTGGCAATAAGTGGAGTTTCAGGATTGTGTATTGCAATGGTTGCCGCGGGTGGTATAATTACAACGTTGGGATTTAGTACTGCAGCAATCATTTGGTTATTCTGCACTCAGAAAGCATACTTCGCCATTCGAAGTGGTGACATAGATAAACATCAACAATGGATGCTCCGCAGTTATTCGATTTGTTGGGCGGCGGTTACATTTCGCATATGGGGTCCGTTGCTTCAATATGGTCTTGGAATGGAGTTTATGGACGCTTACCGAATTATTTCATGGATCGGCTGGGCTCCCAATTTGTTAGTTGCAGAAATTATCATTCGAACTCTAAATGGGAAAAAGATTATTAGGACTGAACGCGTTTTTGAATAA